The Pukyongia salina genome segment ATCGTTAGGTTTTAATTCGGCAAATTTCTGCATCCATGTATTGTGTTCAGAAAATTTCCCGTTAGCTTTCAGGGACTGGGCAAAGTTGTAAATAACTTCCGGATCAAGGTTTCTGCCTTTCACCACCCGTTTGTAATAGGTTTCGGCTTTTTTGGTATCGTTGATAAAGTAGTAACTATTACCTAGTTGCTGAAACACGTAACGGCTGCCTTTACCTTTTTTAAGTAATTTCTGATAAGCTTCTGCAGCATCGGTGTATTGATAGCGCGCATAAAGCTGGTCCGCCTTTTTAGTGTCTTTATTTTGAGCGGTTGTCACTGTAGTGCTTACCGCGATGATTAGTAGGAATGTAAATAATTTTTTCATCGTAACTGAACTTAGATTTTAGTGATTAGAAGTATCTCGGTGAGCGTAGTGTTCGTTTATTAAAGAACAGGTCGAAGGTCAAGATCACTTCATGTGAAGCATCCGCCACGGCATCAAGATCAGATGTTATATAGTCGTAAGCATATCCAACCCGGATATTTTCAGTAACCTGAAACCCAACAAGGCCACTGAATGAATCGTCTAATCGATATGAAGCACCAATTTCGAATTTCTCGAAGAAAAGTGCATTTAGGTTTCCATCAAAGGAAACAGGAGCATCGAAAGCCGACTTAACCATCACGGATGGTTTTAATTTCACATTTTCCGAAACCTGGAAAACATAACCGGCTGTCGCGAAATAATGATTGGTTTCTGAACCGTACTTCAGTCCGTTCTCATCTAGGTGAACAGAATTAAGTAAGTTCGGTACCGATAGGCCTACATAAAAATTGTCGCCATATAAAAAGGCCCCGGCACCCACATTGGGATATGTACTGCTTATGTCCTGTGAAAAGAAAGGATCGTTAGGATCTTGCAATTCCAGATCGGTTAAACCTACATCGTGGAAGGTGGCACCCGCTTTAATACCCAAAGCTACCTTGGTGTTACCACCAATTTCAAGGGTATAGGAGAAATCGGCATAAACGTTAGTTTCACTAACAGGCCCGAGTTCATCCTTGATCGCAGATAATCCTAATCCTACTTTGTCTCCAAAGGGAGCATGAGCCGAGAAGGTAAATGTTTCAGGTGCTCCATCGAAACCAGACCATTGCTTCCTGTATAAGGCCGTTATGGAAAGATTTTCTTTAGAACCTGCGTAGGCAGGGTTTACCACGTTCATATTGTACATGTATTGCGTATACTGCGGGTCTTGTTGCGCCGTAATAAATTCGGTGCTCAGTATAGCTAGTAAGAGTACTAATAGCGACAGTTTTTTCATTATAATTAGTTATTATTGGTTGTTATCTGTTTAAATATATCCAACCGCTTAGCGGTTCTTCGGTTTGTAATTCGATCGTATAGAAATATGTGCCTACCGGAAGTTCGGAACCATCATCGGTTTGTCCCATCCATTCGTTCACATACTGTTCTTTTTCATAAACTAATAATCCCAGCCTGTTGTAAATGGATAGTTTTACTATTCCCGAACGGTCATTCAGGAATTCCAGGTCCAGAGTGTCGTTCATATTGTCACCATTAGGGGAGATCCCCTGGGTGATCACACAATTTTCATTGGCATAGAATTGTACATCGATACTATCTGTCCCTATACATCCGTCGTCATTTACTTCCACCGAATAGATTCCTTCTTCGGTCACTTCAAGGGTTTCAGAATTTTCACCTTCTATTTCCCCACCATCCCGGTACCAGGTATACGTGAAAGTTGAACTACCTGCGTTTATAGGAGTTGCCGTTAAGATTCGAACTTCCTGGGCACACTTTATAATATCTTCTCCCAGCTCTATTTCCGGCAATGTTCTGAAATTAATGGTAACATCGTCAAACTCTGTACAGCCATCGATGGTTACTTCCACACTGTATACTCCATCCACGGTTACGGTGATAGTAGGAGTTGTTTCTCCGGTATTCCATAAATAAGTTGCTCCTGAAGGGTCTGCGCCTACAATTACCGGAACGATCTCATACGAGCTATCACCACAGGGTTCAACAAAATCGCCAATATCAACAGTAAAAGAAACCAGTTCTATAAAAACCGAATCGCTGATCACACACCCGTTTCCGGTTACTTCGGCGGCATATTGCCCGGTTTCTGAAACATCCAGGGTAGCGGTGATTTCACCAGGGATCTCAACACCGTCTCTAAACCATTTATACGAAATATCTGTTAGCTCACTGGAATTGACAGGGGTGGCATCCAGGGTAATAATTTCTTTATCACATATTAAACTGTCATCGCCAAGATCGAATTCCGGTACCGTGAAGAATTCTACAAGGATCTCATCACTTACAATACATTCGGGTGTTGCTGCGAAGGTAAGTTCTACTCTGTACAATCCTGTTTCCGATATATCCAGCGTTTGATTGGTAGCTCCGGGGATGGCTACCCCGTCTTTAAACCATTGATAATCTGCGTCCGGATTAACACCGGCGTCCAGGGTAATGATCTCCCCTTCGCATTGTGCTTCAGGGTCACTCAGTAAGATATCGTCTCCCAGGTCTACATTTCCAATATTGAAACTTCCTGCTTTTAAAAATACAGCCGAATCGAAGGCAGTATCGCCTCGATCTGCCAATACCATTTTAATGGTATATACCTCATTAGGGATAATATCGATGGTTGCAGTAGTTAAGGTTACCGTAAGTCCGTCGAATTCAATTTCGTTGGTTGGCGGATTAGAATTTGTTACGTAGAGGTCCGGAAAGTAATTTGTTCCCAGTATTTCAAACCCACATAAGAAAGTATCACTATGAATGGATGCTGTACTCACCGGGACATTATTAGAACCGGGAACGGCGGCTACATTCGTTCCGCCAAAGGGAGCTCCGGAGACATTTGGAATGCCCGGGCCTTTTATTAGGAAGGCGAAACCATCGCGAAAATCATCACTACATTCCCATTGATTTTCATATTCTTCGGAAGCGAATATAAATTCGAAGGTCGCTTCATCCAGGCTGGATACAAATGTAAACTCGAATACAGTGGCGTTGTTGGTAGCCACATTCGTTCCATACTGGTTGTCCAGCAATGCTTTCAGGTCGATGTCACCGGGCCAGTTGAGACCCCCGTCGGACGTTCCTGTTTCGTTATTAGGGCCTTCGGCACTTACGGCAAATCCTGAGGATAAAATGATTCCTTCCTCGAAAGGAAATGTGCCGCCATTATTCTGAAAATAACCCCAGCTTTGTTCGGCAATATTACCAATACCGTCCGGATTTTCTGAAATGTTGGTGAGTTCAATTTCTACACATGACGATCCGCTAACGAGCACCTCCTGAATAAGTTCTTCTGCTGTAAAAGCACTCGGAGGATCGGCAGGGTCATTAACCGAGATGGATTGTGCAAAAGTGAAGGCACTCACCAATAAGGATGTACATGTGATTAGTTTTTTCATAAGTGATTGTTGTCTTTGAGCTTAATTTGCGTCGCGATTCAGGTAGATCCATCCTGTGGCCTGAGCACCATAAACCGGATCTTCGGAAGCCAGATCAATCACATAGAAATATGTTCCGGTAGGCAATTCGTTTCCATCGTCCGACTGTCCTACCCATTCATTCACATAATTACTTTTCTGATAAACAACCAGACCAAGTCTGTTAAATATTTGAATTTGTAAAATTCCTCCTGCTCTGTCTGATAGGAATTCAAGATCCAACTCGTCATTAAAGCCCGGTGACCCATTAGGCGAAATACCTTGAGAGATCACACAATTTCCAACCTCATAGGTTTCGATATTAATATCGTCTGTACCGGTACATTCACCTTTAGTGATGATTACCGTATAGGTTTGTGTTCCCATAACGCCTTCCTCAAGCATTACTTCCAAAGTGTTGCTCGTCTCTCCTTCTATGGTATCACCATTTAGTAACCATTCGAAGGTAACATCGGTTTCACTAGTAACGGCTGTTAGGGTTTGAGGCTCATTTGGGCACGATTTGAAATCATCTCCAAGGGCAACTTCCAGATCACTCCTGGGCGAGATCACA includes the following:
- a CDS encoding choice-of-anchor L domain-containing protein codes for the protein MKKLITCTSLLVSAFTFAQSISVNDPADPPSAFTAEELIQEVLVSGSSCVEIELTNISENPDGIGNIAEQSWGYFQNNGGTFPFEEGIILSSGFAVSAEGPNNETGTSDGGLNWPGDIDLKALLDNQYGTNVATNNATVFEFTFVSSLDEATFEFIFASEEYENQWECSDDFRDGFAFLIKGPGIPNVSGAPFGGTNVAAVPGSNNVPVSTASIHSDTFLCGFEILGTNYFPDLYVTNSNPPTNEIEFDGLTVTLTTATIDIIPNEVYTIKMVLADRGDTAFDSAVFLKAGSFNIGNVDLGDDILLSDPEAQCEGEIITLDAGVNPDADYQWFKDGVAIPGATNQTLDISETGLYRVELTFAATPECIVSDEILVEFFTVPEFDLGDDSLICDKEIITLDATPVNSSELTDISYKWFRDGVEIPGEITATLDVSETGQYAAEVTGNGCVISDSVFIELVSFTVDIGDFVEPCGDSSYEIVPVIVGADPSGATYLWNTGETTPTITVTVDGVYSVEVTIDGCTEFDDVTINFRTLPEIELGEDIIKCAQEVRILTATPINAGSSTFTYTWYRDGGEIEGENSETLEVTEEGIYSVEVNDDGCIGTDSIDVQFYANENCVITQGISPNGDNMNDTLDLEFLNDRSGIVKLSIYNRLGLLVYEKEQYVNEWMGQTDDGSELPVGTYFYTIELQTEEPLSGWIYLNR
- a CDS encoding PorP/SprF family type IX secretion system membrane protein, translated to MKKLSLLVLLLAILSTEFITAQQDPQYTQYMYNMNVVNPAYAGSKENLSITALYRKQWSGFDGAPETFTFSAHAPFGDKVGLGLSAIKDELGPVSETNVYADFSYTLEIGGNTKVALGIKAGATFHDVGLTDLELQDPNDPFFSQDISSTYPNVGAGAFLYGDNFYVGLSVPNLLNSVHLDENGLKYGSETNHYFATAGYVFQVSENVKLKPSVMVKSAFDAPVSFDGNLNALFFEKFEIGASYRLDDSFSGLVGFQVTENIRVGYAYDYITSDLDAVADASHEVILTFDLFFNKRTLRSPRYF